The DNA region GGGCAAGAACACGGACCTCGTCAAGGCGCTCATCGACGTGGTGGCTTAAGCAGGTTTTCCCTGGAAAATCTCCCCCTTCGGGCGTATAGGCTTTTTCCTGATTTTCGTTTCACGGCGAAGGGGTTCCGAAATGTCTGGAAAATGGGCGCCGGATAGCTGGCGCGGCAAGCCGGTCGAGCATATACCGCAGTATCCGGATGTCGCCGCGCTGGCCGATGTCGAACGGCGCCTCGGACGCTTTCCGCCGCTGGTGTTCGCCGGCGAGGCGCGGAGCCTGAAAGCGGCGCTGGGGCGCGTTTCCGAGGGCAAGGCCTTTTTGCTTCAAGGCGGCGACTGCGCCGAAAGCTTCGCCGAGTTTCATCCCGACAATATCCGCGACACCTTCAGGGTGCTGCTGCAAATGGCGGTGGTCCTGACCTACGGCGCAGCTTGCCCGGTGGTCAAGGTCGGCCGCATGGCGGGCCAGTTGGCCAAGCCGCGATCCAGCGACACGGAGACCAAGGACGGCGTCACCCTGCCCAGCTATCGCGGCGACATGATCAACGCCATGGATTTCACGGCCAAGGATCGCCGGCCGGACCCCGAGCGCATGATCCAGAGCTACAACATGTCGGCGGCCACTCTGAACCTGCTGCGCGCCTTCGCCCAGGGCGGCTATGCCGACCTGCACAAAGTGCATCAGTGGAACCTGGGCTTCGTCGCCGGCTCGCCTCTCGCCGAGCGCTACAAGGACCTGGCCGACCGCCTGACCGAGACGCTTAATTTCATGGCCGCCTGCGGCTTGACTTCCGAGACTACGCCGCAAATCCGCGAGACGCCCTTCTATACCTCGCACGAGGCGCTCCAATTGCCCTACGAGCAGGCGATGACCCGCATCGATTCCACCACCGGCGACTGGTACGACACCTCGGCTCATCTGCTGTGGGCAGGCGACCGCACACGCGACATCGACGGCGGCCATATCGAGTTTCTCACCGGCATCGGCAATCCGATCGCCCTTAAGGCCGGCCCGACAATGAAGCCCGACGACTTGCTCCGCCTCGCCGACAAACTGAACCCCGGCAACGAGCCGGGACGCCTGACCGTCATCACCCGCATGGGAGCGGACAACATTGAGCGCCTGTTGCCGCCGCTGATCCGCGCCATTAAAGGCGGGGACCGTAAGGTGGTGTGGGCCTGCGACCCCATGCACGCCAACACCGTGAAAATGGCCAACGGCTACAAGACCCGTCATTTCGATCATATCATCAAGGAGGTCCGCGCCTTTTTCGCCATCCATAAAGCCGAGGGATCCCAAGCCGGCGGCGTCCATTTCGAGATGACCGGCCAAGACGTCACCGAGTGCGTCGGCGGCGCCCAGGAGATCAAGGAAGCCGACCTCTCCAGCCGCTACCACACCCACTGCGATCCCCGTCTGAACGCCACCCAGGCCCTGGAACTGGCCTTCCTCATCGCCGAGGCGCTGAAGAAAGACCGAACGGCCTGATCAAGTTTTCAACGAGGGTATAATCCCTCATTGAATTAGCCGTTGAATTCTGCAATGTTCAGCGGGATAGTTTTGTTTAACAGGGTGAGAACGCAGCCCGCTTGCGGGCTGATTACCGGAAACTTTTAGCGAGGGGGATTTCAGAATGTCGGGATTTGGTTGGAAGAAGTTGAGCAAAGTCGCCGTGCTTGTGGTCATGACCGTCGGGATATTCGCCGTCAGCGCCTGCTCCGGCGGACGCCCGGACGGGTACAATCCGCTGGTCGATCCCAAGCATGACTCGGCCATGAAGAAATAACCTTACCATTTCAGGTTAGTAAAAAACGGCGGTCCCATCGCGGGGTCGCCGTTTTTTTTATGAAGCTACATGGAATGCCTGGCGCCGAAGGAAGCCAGGAATTTTTCCTGTGATTCGGCGCTGAGCAGGGCTATGGCGCAACCGAGCTGGTGATCGGCCTTTTCATTCTTGTTGGCGACCGGCGGGCATTCTTTTTCATCCACGACGATGCGCGAGTGGGCCGGGCTTGCCGAAACCGCAGGCAGGGCGCCGGCAAGATCGGCTTCGTGCCGGCCGTCCTTGGCGGCTTCTTCATCCTTTACGGAGAACAGGATATCAGGCTCGACGCCGCGAGCTTGAATAGCCCGCCCCGACGGCGAATAATAAAGCTGGGTAGTCAATTTCAGCGCGCCTTCCATGGACAGCGGGGTAATGGTCTGCACCGACCCCTTGCCGAATGAGCGTCGGCCCATGACCGTCGCCCGGCGATGATCCTGCAAGGCGCCGGCGACGATCTCGGAAGCCGAGGCCGAACCGCCGTCAATCAACACCACCATCGGCAAACCGGAAGCTAAATCACCGCTTCGGGCGGTGTAGACGCGGTCGCTCTCCGGGCCGCCGCGCCCCAGCACCGATACGATCCGCCCTTTGTCAAGGAACAGATCGGACAAGGCCACCGACTCCATCAGAAGACCGCCGGGATTGTTGCGCAGGTCCAGCACGATCCCCTTGAGACGCGCCCCTGTTTTCAGGGAAATATCCGCCATCGCTTTTTCGACGTTTATCTCGACATTTTCATTAAAGCCGGTGACCCGGATATAGCCGACGTTGCCCTCGGTCTGCCAACGCACCGATTTTACCTTTATGACGGCGCGGATGATGGTGACGTCGAAGGGGGACGCGCCCTCCCTGGCGATAGTCAGGCGGATTTCCGATCCCGGCTTCCCGCGCATGCGCCCGACGGCGTAGGTCAGGGTCTTGCCCTTGATCGGATCGCCGTCAAGGTGGGTGATTGTGTCTTTGGCCTTGATGCCGGCGGCGAAGGCGGGGGTATCCTCGATCGGCGCAATCACCTTGAGCGTCTCATCCTCAAGAGTGACCTCGATCCCCAGCCCGCCGAACTCTCCCTTGGTGGCAAGCTGGGTCTCGCGCAGCTCGTCCGGGTTGAGGTATCTGGAATGGGGATCAAGCGACGCCATCATGGCGTCCAGGGCCGCCTCCACCAGCACAGGCGGTTGCAGGGAATGAGGCTCGGCCTTCAGTTCGTTCACCCCCTTGATGGCGGCGTCGATCAGCTTGGCGTCCGATATCTCGCTTACATACTTGGCGCGCGCCAGTTTGAAGGCGTCGCGGAAATGATTTAGCTGCTTGTCGCCGCTTTGCCGGACGGCGTATTGGCTATAGACGGCGTTAAAGCGGCCCAGTTCTTCCGTTCCGGCCCCGGAAAGAGCGTATGGATCGCCGCGCACGGCCTCAATGACATAGCGTAACGGCGACTCTTCGTTGCCGCAGCCGCTGAGGCCGGCCAGCAACGACAAGCCCATGGCGATGGTAACCATAACCGCCAACGCCTTCGGCGATTTCCGCCAGCCGTCCATCATCGGCGGCAACATATCATCAACCGTCCTTGTTGATCTTCTTGATAAGTTCGCCGAGCACCCGGTCGGCGTCCTCGTTGTCGATCTGGCAGGTGCCGGCCGCATGGTGGCCGCCGCCGCCGTACTTAAGCATCAGCCCGCCGATGTCGGTCTTGGACGAGCGGTTCAGAACCGACTTGCCTGTGGCCAGCACCGTGTTCAGCTTGTTCAGCCCCCAGATGACGTGAATGGAAATATTTATTTTGGGAAACAACGCATAAATCATGAAGCGGTTGCCGGCGTAAATCATTTCCTCTTTACGAAGATCAAGAACAGCCAGATTGCCGTGAACGGTAGTGCAGCGCATGATCTGATCCTTGAACTTTTGCTCATGACTTTTGTAAAGATTGACCCGCTCCCTGACGTCGGGAAGATCCAATATCTCCTCAATGGCGTGATCGCGGCAAAAGTCGATAAGGTCCATCATCAACTGGTAGTTGGATATGCGGAACTCCTTGAAACGCCCAAGTCCGGTGCGCGAGTCCATAAGATAGTTAAGCAGCACCCAGCCTTTGGGGTTGATAATTTCATCTTCGTTGAACTGGGCGGAGTCGCTCTTGTCAACGGCGTCCATCAGGTCATCGGCGATCCTTTTGAATTCCTGTTTACCGCCATAGTAGTCATAGACCACCCGCGCCGCCGAAGGGGCGTCGGGATCGTTGACATAGTTCCCCTCATCGACCTCGACCCTGATCATCTCGCTGGCGTGGTGGTCAAACGCGAGGTGAACCCCTCTCACATAGGGCAGATTGGTGGTGATATCGTTGCCGGAAACCAGAATGGTGCCGTCCTGCATATCCTTGGGATGGACAAACTTGATCTCATTGATCAGGTTCATTTCCTTAAGGATCACGGCGCACACCAGGCCATCAAAGTCACTTCGCGTAACTAGGCGGTACTTCCCGTCACTCATGAATATCCCCCTGTTTTCACTGATCCCTGCAACTGGTAAGACTTGAACCTATTCTAACGCATAATGCGTATTATCCGAACATTATTTACTCCGGCGGAAAATTCAAGCGCCGATGACGACCGGTCGAGATTTTATCCGCCGTTCTTTATCGCCGCGTAGGCGGCGACCAGGGCGGGGTCCTCGGCGGGGTCCAGCATATGCTGAAGGCCGGGAAGGAAGCCCATTTCTTCCTTCTGAACGTGAAACACCTCCCGCTCCACCAATTCCATGCCGAAGGAGTGGAATTCACGCCATGTCTCGGCGGTAAATCCGCCGGCGAGGGCGGCGCGGGCCAGCTCGGTAATGCGCTTGGCCAGCGGCCTGATGGCGTCGTGCTCGCCTTTAAGCATCATCGGAATGCCGGCGTCGGCCAACTGCGAGAAACGGGGGAACAGGTGTCCCTCCTCGAAGGCGTAGTGGTTGCTGATCTCGTTTTCCATGACGTTCACGAGTTCTTCGAGAATGCCTTTGATTTGACCGCTATCCGAAGCCGGCGCCCGATCCGGGCCGTTCTGCCCGAGCAGGTCCTCCAGGCGTTCCAAAAGAGACATTATCGCCAGATGTTCCTGGTGAAGCGTTTGCAGTATGTGAAGGCTCAGGTGATTCATAATCAAACAGTTCCCTTGTTGAGTTGTTGTTTCGTACCGACATTCCCGCCTTTCAGGCGGAATTTTGCAAAGCGTCTCAGCACGTCAAGCGTAAACCAGAGGTAGGCCAACGACCCGCCGAGACCGGCAATTCCCCCGGCCATGACAATACCGCCATGGTCGGAAATGATGCCCCAAGACACCAGCGCCAGCGCGCTGAAATGACAGACGGCGTGGATTTTCAGCGGAGCCTCGTCGGCCAAGTCCGACAGGCGCGGAGGCGTGCCGTCTTCCCTGCCGGCGTTCATCGCGGCGAGGAACGGGATAATCCTTTGCAGAATGCCGAGCAAAAACGTCAGCAGCCACCCGAACAGGGCCAGGAAGACGAACAGGACCGCCCCTTGGGCGCCGAAAAAACCTTCGCAAGCCATGGCGCCGACGGCAAGACTAAGGGGCAGCATTCCCCATGCCCCCCTGATCAGAACGAAGGACAGTCCGAGCTTTTTACGCATACCCTGTTTTAATGTTTGGTTCATCGTCCGAATGTAGAGGCCGGAGACGGCCACAGCGCCGGCTGCCGCCATCAACAGGGCGGCATGGCTGCCTGCCGACACCGCTCCCACCGCCAAA from Rhodospirillales bacterium RIFCSPLOWO2_02_FULL_58_16 includes:
- a CDS encoding 3-deoxy-7-phosphoheptulonate synthase, translating into MSGKWAPDSWRGKPVEHIPQYPDVAALADVERRLGRFPPLVFAGEARSLKAALGRVSEGKAFLLQGGDCAESFAEFHPDNIRDTFRVLLQMAVVLTYGAACPVVKVGRMAGQLAKPRSSDTETKDGVTLPSYRGDMINAMDFTAKDRRPDPERMIQSYNMSAATLNLLRAFAQGGYADLHKVHQWNLGFVAGSPLAERYKDLADRLTETLNFMAACGLTSETTPQIRETPFYTSHEALQLPYEQAMTRIDSTTGDWYDTSAHLLWAGDRTRDIDGGHIEFLTGIGNPIALKAGPTMKPDDLLRLADKLNPGNEPGRLTVITRMGADNIERLLPPLIRAIKGGDRKVVWACDPMHANTVKMANGYKTRHFDHIIKEVRAFFAIHKAEGSQAGGVHFEMTGQDVTECVGGAQEIKEADLSSRYHTHCDPRLNATQALELAFLIAEALKKDRTA
- a CDS encoding exopolyphosphatase, which encodes MSDGKYRLVTRSDFDGLVCAVILKEMNLINEIKFVHPKDMQDGTILVSGNDITTNLPYVRGVHLAFDHHASEMIRVEVDEGNYVNDPDAPSAARVVYDYYGGKQEFKRIADDLMDAVDKSDSAQFNEDEIINPKGWVLLNYLMDSRTGLGRFKEFRISNYQLMMDLIDFCRDHAIEEILDLPDVRERVNLYKSHEQKFKDQIMRCTTVHGNLAVLDLRKEEMIYAGNRFMIYALFPKINISIHVIWGLNKLNTVLATGKSVLNRSSKTDIGGLMLKYGGGGHHAAGTCQIDNEDADRVLGELIKKINKDG